In one Culex quinquefasciatus strain JHB chromosome 2, VPISU_Cqui_1.0_pri_paternal, whole genome shotgun sequence genomic region, the following are encoded:
- the LOC119767653 gene encoding uncharacterized protein LOC119767653 produces MPKRKHLTRSRSGAKRATIDLPLPPEILERIFLNLEFKELLQARRTCRRWRDAIASCPELRDRFLLQFPHDRAITKINRNYKPLGDLSAANVEFKLADYSKIGSINAWWPRVASTVTCLAMRGCEFAVDVLRHVPNLKSLELDSARIGGVGRIDFKLKHLRKLALKEARPGPLSGMIVRLEVLECRSLVEDLEDLRSIVGLIKSAQTSLVELILDVPASYLKDIAQLTEMRLKKVNLNAFASRMTYGATLIPFAEAYTSIEDVTIVDSLDEEPLHTMLRSQSNLKRLELKFASPIIDYNEDQELNTLPAIPTGLSTLEHLRIECVDDSGWPKLNFQRGCRFPKLKELHLEALVVRGESLRRSLRYSPNLTQLTLDSCDFTSWNQLLRVITQPKALRSLSFTTYKVMKTLEEEPISAKPCKSLRYLQLNVPELDEVPRARVFALFRLFPHLTELRIESGVDDELVKEVCRKLVRLERLTLRVGSTTHRAVLYIRHYCRNLKYLTLMGIWKLEVEDMHYFVQKLDRFSHGRFEFVGELRYLILDCVKLNESDSDSDVDLF; encoded by the exons ATGCCCAAAAGAAAGCATTTGACCCGTTCAAGGTCGGGCGCAAAACGCGCCACGATCGACCTTCCACTACCTCCGGAGATCCTGGAGCGGATCTTTCTGAACCTCGAGTTCAAGGAGCTCCTTCAAGCGCGGAGAACTTGCCGCCGCTGGCGGGACGCCATCGCCAGCTGTCCCGAGCTGAGGGACAGATTTCTGCTCCAATTTCCTCACGATCGCGCGATCACCAAGATCAACCGAAACTACAAGCCACTCGGGGACCTTTCGGCCGCGAATGTGGAGTTCAAGCTGGCAGACTACTCCAAGATCGGGAGTATCAACGCGTGGTGGCCGCGGGTCGCGTCTACGGTGACCTGTCTCGCTATGCGGGGGTGCGAGTTCGCGGTGGACGTGTTGCGACATGTGCCGAACCTGAAATCGCTGGAGCTGGATTCCGCCAGGATCGGTGGGGTGGGAAGGATTGATTTTAAGTTGAAGCATTTGAGGAAGCTGGCGTTGAAGGAAGCGAGGCCGGGGCCGTTGAGCGGGATGATTGTGCGGCTGGAGGTTCTGGAATGCCGGAGTCTGGTTGAAGATTTGGAGGATCTTCGCTCGATCGTGGGTTTGATCAAGTCTGCGCAAACGAGCCTGGTGGAGCTGATCTTGGATGTTCCGGCTAGTTATCTTAAGGATATTGCGCAGCTGACGGAAATGCGGTTGAAGAAGGTGAACCTGAATGCTTTTGCTAGCAGAATGACCTACGGAGCTACGTTGATTCCGTTCGCTGAAGCTTATACATCGATCGAGGATGTAACTATCGTTGATTCACTCGATGAAGAA CCTCTCCACACCATGCTTCGATCGCAGTCTAACCTTAAGCGACTTGAGTTGAAGTTCGCCTCGCCAATCATCGACTACAACGAGGATCAGGAACTCAACACGCTTCCGGCGATCCCGACCGGTCTTTCCACCCTGGAACACCTCCGAATCGAATGCGTTGATGACTCGGGTTGGCCAAAGCTTAACTTCCAACGCGGCTGTCGATTCCCGAAGCTCAAGGAGCTCCACCTCGAAGCGCTTGTCGTCAGGGGAGAATCGCTGCGAAGATCGCTGCGATACTCACCCAACCTCACCCAGCTGACGCTGGATTCCTGTGACTTTACAAGCTGGAACCAGCTGCTTCGCGTGATCACGCAGCCAAAAGCGCTGCGATCGCTGTCCTTCACCACCTACAAAGTGATGAAGACGCTCGAGGAGGAGCCGATCTCCGCCAAACCGTGCAAAAGCCTGCGGTATCTCCAGCTTAATGTTCCCGAGTTGGATGAGGTTCCGAGGGCCAGAGTGTTCGCGCTGTTCCGACTGTTTCCGCATCTGACCGAACTCCGCATCGAATCCGGCGTCGACGACGAGCTGGTCAAGGAAGTTTGCCGGAAGTTGGTCCGGTTGGAGAGGCTGACGTTGCGCGTTGGGAGTACGACGCACAGGGCTGTTTTGTACATCCGGCACTACTGTCGGAATCTGAAGTACTTGACGCTGATGGGGATCTGGAAGTTGGAGGTTGAGGACATGCACTATTTCGTGCAAAAGTTGGATAGGTTCAGTCACGGCAGGTTTGAGTTTGTTGGTGAGCTAAGGTATCTCATTTTGGACTGCGTGAAGCTGAACGAATCGGACTCCGATTCGGATGTTGACCTGTTTTAG